A region of the Aerosakkonema funiforme FACHB-1375 genome:
TTGGTTGAGATTACAAATTGTTAACTATAAACAGCATAAACAGTTTCAAGGCTAAGTTCGACAAGACGATCGTTCGGTCAAAGTCAAAAGTCGAAATTTAGTCTTGAAAACTGCTGAGTAAAAGAATCGGCTTGAAGTGGCAAACTCAAGCGTTTCCCAACAATACATTTTAATTGAAGGGATATCCGTTTTGGTGTAAATTAGCGATCGAAATTTAATAAATTCTCAGTTACTTGCTGCCACTTGCGTTAAACCAACCTGTTCCAGCAACTTATTCAAAGCATCTAAAGCTTGATTTTCGCCTGGATTAGCAGTATAAACCCTGTAAAGGGTGGCTATGGCATCTTGCCAAATACCAGAGCGAGCATATATCAAAGCGCGATCGCGATCGGAAGTAGCAGCAGCAAGCTTTTGATTTAATTCAGGTGAGGCGGAAACTCTTTCTATCCAAGCACGGGCATAAATATTTTCCGAAGGACGCTTTTGGCTGCAAACTAAAGCAACTGTCCATCGATACTGCTTACTTACCGCCAGTTCTGAAACGTTTGCCGGCAGCTCCACCTTAACTATGCCAGCTTTATCAACTTTGAGCTGTTGTTGGAAAATCGGTTGAGTCATTCCTGGCTCTACCAAACTAAACTCCATTGGTACATTGGTCGGATTTGATATATACCAAAAGAATGTGGGGCGACCTGAGACTGTCTGTGCAATATGGTCGCTCGGCGTTAATAATTTTAAAGATACTGGTATAGAATTTGTGCATCCTCGCGATCCACTACCTTCTGTTCTTTGGAGTCGCTCTCTACCGCTGGGAGGAACGTACTGTTTGACCTCGGCTGCATTAGCTATCAATTCATTGCCACTTGCCTGGGGTAAAGAA
Encoded here:
- a CDS encoding DUF928 domain-containing protein; translated protein: MLKLNPLARIVRVSSRTLLGALALLSAPTTFNSSLPQASGNELIANAAEVKQYVPPSGRERLQRTEGSGSRGCTNSIPVSLKLLTPSDHIAQTVSGRPTFFWYISNPTNVPMEFSLVEPGMTQPIFQQQLKVDKAGIVKVELPANVSELAVSKQYRWTVALVCSQKRPSENIYARAWIERVSASPELNQKLAAATSDRDRALIYARSGIWQDAIATLYRVYTANPGENQALDALNKLLEQVGLTQVAASN